The DNA window ACCCTGGTCTTTGCTTCCCGAGACCCCCATCATACTGAAAACCGTTCGCAATCCCAGAGCGGTTTCGCAGCGACGGAAAGTCGCTGAACCCGCCGGCACCCCTCATGGACCGGCCAAGATGGAGGACTGACCCGCATGACCCGTGCCCACCCGCCCCGGATCGCGACGACGCAGGCCCTGCTGATCGCCGGCCTGTCGCTGTTCGCCGCCCCGGCCCTGGCCCAGCAGTCGGCCCCGGCTCCCGCTCCCGCCGCCCAGGCCGCCGTCGCCGATGCACAGGGCAAGCCGCTGGGGACCGTCACCTTCACCCGCTTCCCGCACGGCATCCTGGTCCACGGCCAGCTCGAAGGGCTGCCGCCGGGCTGGCATGGCATCCACATCCACGAGAACGGCGCCTGCACGCCCGACTTCAAGGCGGCCGGCGGCCATTTCGGCGCCCAGGGCTCCAAGCACGGGCTCGAGTCCGAAAAGATGCATTACGGCGAGCTGCCCAACATCTGGGCCAACGAGGCCGGCAAGGCCGGGTTCGAGGCGATCACCCACATGGTCACCCTGACCGACGGGCCGGACGGCCTGTTCAAGCAGGGCGGCACCTCCATCATCGTCCATGCCCAGCCCGACGACTATCTCAGCCAGCCCGCCGGCAACTCCGGCGACCGCATCGCCTGCGGCATCATCAAGAAGCCGTAAGCACCGCCTAAACGGTCCCGGGGCGCGACCATTTGCCGCGGCGTCGCGACGAGGATTCGCGCCCCTTTCCCGCAAGTCCTGACCCGCGCACCCCTGCCGCGCGCCGAGTTTGCTTGCCAAATCAAGCCACCGGCCCTATCTGTCCGGGGTCGGACGGCGCCCGGCGCCGCGCAAGCATGCGCAGGCACCTGATCGCCCGCCGCCCGACGGCTCCGCGCCAACCCGCCGCGGAGCGCGCAAGCCCGGCCGCTCCCTCCTGGCGCGGCCCCCATTCTGGTGACCAGGACCATCGCTTCCATGACCGAATTTTCCGGCCTCGGCCTGATCGAGCCTCTTCTGCGCGCCGTCGCGGAGGAGGGATACTCCACGGCCACGCCGATCCAGGCCGGCGCCATCCCGCTCCTGCTGGCCGGCCGCGACGTTCTGGGCCTCGCCCAGACCGGCACCGGCAAGACCGCGGCCTTCACGCTGCCCATCCTGCAGCGGCTGTTCCAGAACAAGAAGCGCGTGGCCGCCAAGTCGCCGCGCACGCTGATCCTGACCCCGACGCGGGAACTGGCTCTGCAGATCGGTGACAGCTTCACCACCTACGGCCGCCATCTGCCGATCCGCCGCACCGTCATCCATGGCGGCGTCGGCCAAAGCCCGCAGGTCGCCGCCATCGCCCGCGGGACGGAGGTGCTGATCGCCACTCCCGGCCGCCTGCTCGACCTGATGGCGCAGAACCATGTCCGCCTCGACCAGATCGAGGTGTTCGTGCTGGACGAAGCCGACCGCATGCTCGACATGGGCTTCATCCGCGATGTGCGGAAGGTGGTCGCGGTGCTGCCGAAGGAACGGCAGACCCTGCTGTTCTCCGCCACCATGCCGGACGCCGTGGTCGATCTGGCCAACAGCATCCTGACCGATGCCGAACGCATCGAAGTGACGCCGCAATCGACCACGGTGGAGCGCATCAACCAGCGCGTCCTGTTCGTGGAGCGCAGCGACAAGCGCCGCCTGCTGGCCGACCTGCTCGAGGATTCGGCGATGGCCCGCACCATCGTCTTCGCCCGCACCAAGCACGGCGCCGACCGCATCGCCGACCACCTGAAGAAGGCCGGCATCGCCGCCGACGCCATCCATGGCGACAAGTCGCAGTCGGCCCGCGTCCGCGCGCTGGAAAGCTTCCGCGCCGGCGAGTTGCGGGCGCTGGTGGCGACCGACATCGCCGCCCGTGGCATCGACATCGACGGCATCAGCCACGTCATCAACTTCGACCTGCCGAACGAGCCGGAAAGCTACGTCCACCGCATCGGCCGGACCGCCCGTG is part of the Azospirillum lipoferum 4B genome and encodes:
- a CDS encoding superoxide dismutase family protein; the protein is MTRAHPPRIATTQALLIAGLSLFAAPALAQQSAPAPAPAAQAAVADAQGKPLGTVTFTRFPHGILVHGQLEGLPPGWHGIHIHENGACTPDFKAAGGHFGAQGSKHGLESEKMHYGELPNIWANEAGKAGFEAITHMVTLTDGPDGLFKQGGTSIIVHAQPDDYLSQPAGNSGDRIACGIIKKP
- a CDS encoding DEAD/DEAH box helicase, with translation MTEFSGLGLIEPLLRAVAEEGYSTATPIQAGAIPLLLAGRDVLGLAQTGTGKTAAFTLPILQRLFQNKKRVAAKSPRTLILTPTRELALQIGDSFTTYGRHLPIRRTVIHGGVGQSPQVAAIARGTEVLIATPGRLLDLMAQNHVRLDQIEVFVLDEADRMLDMGFIRDVRKVVAVLPKERQTLLFSATMPDAVVDLANSILTDAERIEVTPQSTTVERINQRVLFVERSDKRRLLADLLEDSAMARTIVFARTKHGADRIADHLKKAGIAADAIHGDKSQSARVRALESFRAGELRALVATDIAARGIDIDGISHVINFDLPNEPESYVHRIGRTARAGTDGSAVSFCDHEEVGYLKDIEKTIRQPIPADTDHPYHAVDVAQIHASSKPPPRPKAPGSNRNQNNRNQQQARPRNAGTNPAPKPAAPAKAAQPKPVAPAAKAPQKAGKPTGAPRPDAARNDQNRHDRRPAPHAVSHGNTHGASKQTPRAAGTPGGNTPMRRKPSAA